The Streptomyces sp. Mut1 genome window below encodes:
- a CDS encoding DUF2776 family protein has product MNYRISVLFRAIPVLMGAVSAALGGYVLAHASGPSARVAGLVLVFLSAICLCLFATAATIIRQLINRYTALDRIMYPVFGFAVSGVTIGYGLSLLTETPRPPPDFVAGHVVLGVGMICVCVSSVATASTRFVQITKNSALPEGSPPLSPAPFTPLTVRTLLALPALASLVTWAWAIVLLAGGGGGLPNGRFTAGHVMVGLALVCTCLIGLVASILRQIQNTYAPRDRVLWPPAAAALGAIGIVWGLIVIAVHTRPAQLACAYVLIGLGLICWSILSKVLLLALVWRRTAPLANRVPLIPVGTALLCLFLSTFLFESADPSVVVAARVLVGLGGICFSLFSIVSILESGTSGGDSDGPASKAGGTRPPDDSGRVPS; this is encoded by the coding sequence ATGAATTACAGGATCAGCGTCCTGTTCCGAGCCATCCCCGTCCTCATGGGTGCCGTTTCGGCCGCCCTGGGCGGTTACGTCCTCGCCCACGCGTCCGGACCGAGCGCACGCGTCGCCGGTCTGGTGCTGGTCTTCCTGTCCGCGATCTGTCTGTGCCTCTTCGCCACCGCGGCCACGATCATCAGACAGCTCATCAACCGCTACACGGCTCTGGACCGGATCATGTACCCGGTCTTCGGCTTCGCGGTCAGCGGGGTCACCATCGGCTACGGACTGTCCCTCCTGACGGAGACACCGCGGCCGCCCCCCGATTTCGTCGCCGGGCACGTGGTCCTCGGGGTCGGCATGATCTGCGTCTGCGTCTCGTCCGTGGCCACTGCCTCCACCAGGTTCGTACAGATCACCAAGAACTCCGCGCTGCCCGAGGGGTCCCCGCCCCTCTCACCGGCACCCTTCACCCCCCTCACCGTGCGCACGCTGCTGGCGCTCCCGGCCCTGGCGTCCCTGGTCACCTGGGCATGGGCCATTGTCCTGCTGGCGGGCGGGGGCGGCGGACTGCCGAACGGGCGCTTCACCGCCGGGCACGTCATGGTCGGGCTGGCACTCGTCTGTACCTGCCTGATCGGCCTGGTGGCCAGTATTCTGCGGCAGATCCAGAACACCTACGCCCCGCGCGACCGTGTCCTCTGGCCCCCCGCGGCCGCCGCGCTCGGCGCGATCGGGATCGTGTGGGGGCTGATCGTCATCGCTGTCCACACCCGGCCCGCCCAGCTCGCCTGCGCCTATGTCCTGATCGGTCTCGGACTGATCTGCTGGAGCATCCTGAGCAAGGTGCTGCTGCTGGCCCTTGTCTGGCGGCGAACGGCTCCGCTGGCCAACCGCGTACCACTGATCCCGGTGGGCACGGCCCTGCTCTGCCTGTTCCTGTCCACGTTCCTCTTCGAGTCCGCCGACCCCTCGGTGGTCGTCGCCGCACGGGTCCTGGTCGGACTCGGAGGCATCTGCTTCTCGCTGTTCTCGATCGTCTCCATCCTCGAGAGCGGGACGAGCGGCGGCGACAGTGACGGGCCTGCGAGCAAGGCCGGCGGAACTCGTCCTCCCGACGACAGCGGCCGGGTCCCGTCCTGA
- the casB gene encoding type I-E CRISPR-associated protein Cse2/CasB: MTITPPPATTEAANPAGPAALPIPRQSTGADVGRSRAFTNWVVQLCKEDPGARSALRSGLRKDLDSVRRMHRLVAPWLPDSRSEDVERAYYAVAAMIAAQPRSTLNSPDKAPDVQQQQDAEQTPGGRTRRGTSLGAALAIAVTEGPGREKEMRVGTAESRLNLLTRQSVNGLHRHLPATVGYLCSVGVDIDWAQLIHDLSNWRRHSGRISRTWLQDFYRQRNRDLTRQADQADELELTTDAPQPPTGS, encoded by the coding sequence ATGACCATTACTCCCCCGCCAGCCACGACGGAGGCCGCGAACCCGGCTGGACCTGCGGCCCTGCCGATTCCGCGACAGAGCACGGGGGCCGATGTGGGGCGCTCGCGCGCATTCACCAACTGGGTCGTCCAGCTCTGCAAGGAAGACCCGGGCGCCCGCAGCGCGCTGCGCAGCGGGCTGCGCAAAGACCTCGACTCGGTCCGGCGCATGCACCGCCTGGTCGCGCCCTGGCTCCCGGATTCACGCTCCGAGGACGTGGAGCGGGCCTACTACGCCGTCGCTGCGATGATCGCAGCCCAGCCCCGCAGCACCCTGAACTCACCCGACAAGGCTCCAGACGTTCAACAGCAGCAGGATGCTGAGCAGACCCCAGGGGGACGCACCCGGCGGGGCACCAGCCTTGGGGCCGCGCTCGCCATCGCGGTGACCGAGGGGCCCGGCCGCGAAAAGGAGATGAGGGTGGGCACGGCGGAGAGCCGTCTGAACCTGCTCACCCGGCAGAGTGTCAACGGACTTCACCGGCACCTCCCCGCCACCGTCGGATACCTGTGCTCGGTGGGGGTGGACATCGACTGGGCCCAGCTCATCCACGACCTCAGCAACTGGCGCCGGCACTCCGGGCGCATCTCCCGCACCTGGCTCCAGGACTTCTACCGCCAGCGGAACAGGGATCTGACACGGCAGGCGGACCAGGCCGACGAGCTGGAGCTGACCACCGACGCACCTCAGCCCCCTACAGGGTCCTGA
- the cas5e gene encoding type I-E CRISPR-associated protein Cas5/CasD, with protein sequence MTTRTNAPAPEAGLLLRLTGPLQSWGLHSHFNERDTAAFPTRSGIIGLLASALGRRRGQPIDDLTRLHLTVRTDRPGIMLRDLHTVGGGLPAKATVTTAEGKKRPGDTGTLLTHRYYLADAAFTAALTLPQHNAESAAFLDLCAGALRAPRWPLHLGRRSCPPEGPLLLGQSNDALHHLIHLPLAALPARGQAGEDRPVEFLADRPLTNLPVQDRMISTISEDGSHPSSELNDQPLTYHPTGRAYRARPLYRRSLLLPHSQFAGHGTDQLTALSDYLTHQLNTPEGNRR encoded by the coding sequence ATGACCACACGAACCAACGCGCCTGCCCCGGAGGCCGGGCTCCTGCTCCGGCTGACCGGCCCCCTCCAGTCCTGGGGGCTGCACAGCCACTTCAACGAACGCGACACCGCCGCCTTCCCCACCCGCTCCGGCATCATCGGCCTGCTCGCCTCCGCCCTCGGCCGCCGCCGCGGCCAGCCCATCGACGACCTCACCCGACTCCACCTCACCGTGCGCACCGACCGCCCCGGCATCATGCTGCGCGACCTGCACACCGTCGGCGGCGGCCTCCCCGCCAAAGCCACCGTCACCACCGCCGAAGGCAAAAAACGCCCCGGCGACACCGGCACCCTCCTCACCCACCGCTACTACCTCGCCGACGCCGCCTTCACCGCCGCCCTCACCCTCCCCCAGCACAACGCCGAGAGCGCCGCCTTCCTCGACCTGTGCGCCGGCGCCCTGCGCGCCCCCCGGTGGCCGCTCCATCTCGGCCGCCGCTCCTGCCCACCAGAGGGCCCCCTCCTCCTCGGGCAGAGCAACGACGCGCTGCACCACCTCATTCACCTGCCGCTCGCCGCTCTCCCCGCACGGGGCCAGGCCGGCGAAGACCGGCCCGTGGAGTTCCTCGCCGACCGACCACTGACCAACCTGCCGGTACAGGACCGCATGATCAGCACCATCAGCGAGGACGGCTCCCACCCCTCCAGCGAACTCAACGACCAACCCCTCACCTACCACCCCACCGGACGCGCCTACCGCGCGCGCCCCCTCTACCGGCGCTCCCTGCTCCTGCCCCACTCCCAGTTCGCCGGGCACGGCACCGACCAGCTCACCGCCCTGAGCGACTACCTCACGCATCAACTGAACACCCCGGAAGGGAACCGGCGATGA
- a CDS encoding IS110 family transposase, with translation MIIPPESARSIKAPKGATEAVLGVDTHRDFHVASVVAMTGGTLGIERFPATASGYQELHAWAAHLGDIRRAGVESSGNYGAALARHLLSQGIEVLEAPGPGRAARRRRSKSDRGDAEAAARAVLSGRARSPVK, from the coding sequence ATGATCATTCCACCAGAATCTGCCCGCTCCATCAAAGCTCCCAAGGGTGCCACGGAGGCGGTACTCGGGGTGGACACGCATCGCGATTTTCATGTTGCGTCCGTGGTTGCCATGACCGGAGGAACGCTGGGAATCGAGCGCTTCCCGGCCACTGCGAGTGGCTATCAGGAACTGCACGCCTGGGCGGCTCATTTGGGTGACATACGTCGGGCCGGAGTGGAGTCGTCCGGGAATTACGGTGCGGCCCTGGCGCGTCATCTCCTGTCGCAGGGAATCGAGGTCCTTGAGGCTCCAGGCCCTGGGCGTGCGGCTCGCCGCCGGCGAAGCAAGTCGGACCGAGGCGACGCGGAAGCCGCTGCGCGTGCGGTCCTCAGCGGTCGTGCGCGCTCGCCGGTGAAGTAA
- the cas6e gene encoding type I-E CRISPR-associated protein Cas6/Cse3/CasE yields the protein MTLWLTRIVPDTRSRDARRDLTGAIGMHRRIMSLFPSDAGPDPRARFGVLFRTEDTPTGPHLLIQSTHEPDTSSLPDDYGTTLTRPLDALIDAIRPGLTIRYRCVASPVRKPGATTRALYNLPPVVPLTGTAADEWWLRQADHSGIKPLTHHSQPLDTIQGNRQPDGAPPQRIRHARTQFDGTAAIIDTDLLRQAVLNGIGRGKAYGCGLLSIAPARQP from the coding sequence ATGACCCTCTGGCTCACCCGCATCGTCCCCGACACCCGCTCCCGCGACGCCCGCCGCGACCTCACCGGAGCCATCGGCATGCACCGCCGCATCATGAGCCTGTTCCCCTCCGACGCCGGCCCCGACCCCCGCGCCCGCTTCGGCGTCCTCTTCCGCACCGAAGACACCCCCACAGGCCCCCACCTGCTCATCCAGTCCACCCACGAACCCGACACCAGCAGCCTCCCCGACGACTACGGAACCACCCTCACCCGCCCCCTCGACGCGCTCATCGACGCCATCCGCCCCGGACTCACCATCCGCTACCGCTGCGTCGCCAGCCCCGTCCGCAAACCCGGCGCCACCACCCGCGCCCTCTACAACCTCCCGCCCGTCGTCCCCCTCACCGGCACAGCCGCAGACGAGTGGTGGCTCCGCCAAGCCGACCACAGCGGCATCAAACCCCTCACCCACCACTCCCAGCCCCTCGACACCATCCAAGGAAACCGCCAACCCGACGGCGCCCCACCCCAACGCATCCGCCACGCCCGCACCCAGTTCGACGGCACCGCCGCCATCATCGACACCGACCTGCTCCGCCAAGCCGTCCTCAACGGCATCGGACGCGGCAAGGCATACGGCTGCGGCCTCCTCAGCATCGCCCCCGCGAGGCAGCCCTAA
- the cas2e gene encoding type I-E CRISPR-associated endoribonuclease Cas2e encodes MSSMIVISATAVPDHLRGALTRWLLEVTPELYVGTVSARVRDELWAAVTACTNDGLAVLAHPADNEQGFQLRTAGTRRREPLDFDGLTLIAFKRESQETAKPV; translated from the coding sequence ATGTCCTCGATGATCGTGATCTCCGCCACCGCCGTACCCGACCACCTACGCGGCGCCCTCACCCGCTGGCTCCTCGAAGTCACCCCCGAGCTCTACGTCGGCACCGTCTCCGCCCGCGTCCGCGACGAACTCTGGGCAGCCGTCACCGCCTGCACCAACGACGGCCTCGCCGTCCTCGCCCACCCCGCCGACAACGAACAGGGCTTCCAACTACGCACAGCAGGAACCCGTCGCCGCGAACCCCTCGACTTCGACGGCCTCACCCTGATCGCCTTCAAACGCGAAAGTCAAGAAACAGCAAAGCCCGTCTAA
- a CDS encoding transposase, giving the protein MNAQRQAANQLKAILVTADPSLRLELATLSRRALVRTCLELSEGDNNTDPVARATRFTLRVLAERIEQLRAQAQVLEGRLSDLVRCHHPRLIDAVGIGPHSAAVLLTALGDNSDRLRGEASFAALCGVSPVEYSSGNRQHRRLNRGGNRQANAALHRIVLSRLRWDARTQAYYERRVMEGKTRREVIRCLKRYVAREVYRLVQEDRRELSQTTASPLVVRC; this is encoded by the coding sequence GTGAATGCGCAACGACAGGCGGCAAACCAGCTGAAGGCGATCCTCGTCACCGCCGACCCGTCCCTGCGGTTAGAGTTGGCCACACTGTCCCGCCGTGCGCTTGTCCGAACCTGTTTGGAACTGAGCGAGGGCGACAACAATACGGATCCGGTGGCCAGGGCGACACGATTCACGTTACGCGTGCTGGCTGAGCGCATCGAGCAGCTGCGGGCGCAGGCCCAAGTGCTGGAAGGCCGACTGTCGGACCTGGTCCGGTGTCATCACCCCCGGCTCATTGACGCTGTGGGCATCGGACCGCACAGTGCAGCGGTGCTGCTGACCGCCTTGGGTGACAACAGCGACCGCCTGCGCGGCGAGGCGTCGTTTGCCGCGTTGTGCGGGGTGAGCCCAGTGGAGTACTCGTCCGGGAACAGGCAGCATCGACGGCTCAATCGCGGCGGGAACCGGCAAGCGAACGCTGCGCTGCACCGCATCGTGTTGAGTCGGCTGCGCTGGGATGCGAGGACTCAGGCGTATTACGAGCGACGCGTGATGGAGGGCAAGACGCGGCGGGAAGTCATCCGCTGCCTGAAGCGGTATGTGGCCCGAGAGGTCTACCGGCTGGTTCAGGAGGACCGCCGAGAACTGAGCCAAACAACGGCTTCGCCTCTCGTGGTGCGGTGCTGA
- the cas1e gene encoding type I-E CRISPR-associated endonuclease Cas1e, with protein sequence MTPRPTTTKPLSTSNARRKLAAPTVAMLPRIADSLSFLYLDIVRIHQDDTGVCAEVTTEQRGTETVYLPTAALSCVLLGPGTSITARALTTFARNGTTILTTGSGGVRCYSAAVPESLTTTWLERQTRAWTNDTHRLAIAQAMYELRFGNGTATDGTTLDKLRGMEGQRVKAHYQLLARQYKIGRFRRAYDPASWDTQDPVNLALSSANTCLYGIVHAAITALGCSPALGFVHNGNQQAFVYDIADLYKAELTIPLAFSLHASPNPEGEARRSFRHELRLFQLLPRIVTDIQQLLDPSRTYEGPDPEEQMVDLWDPVTGSVPAGVNHGAQP encoded by the coding sequence ATGACCCCACGGCCCACCACCACCAAGCCCCTCAGCACCAGCAACGCCCGACGCAAACTCGCCGCACCCACCGTCGCCATGCTCCCCCGCATCGCCGACTCCCTCTCCTTCCTCTACCTCGACATCGTCCGCATCCACCAGGACGACACCGGCGTCTGCGCAGAAGTCACCACCGAACAACGCGGCACAGAAACCGTCTACCTCCCCACCGCCGCCCTCAGCTGCGTCCTCCTCGGCCCCGGCACCTCCATCACCGCACGCGCCCTCACCACCTTCGCCCGCAACGGCACCACCATCCTCACCACAGGATCAGGCGGCGTCCGCTGCTACTCCGCAGCCGTCCCCGAATCCCTCACCACCACCTGGCTCGAACGCCAGACCCGCGCCTGGACCAACGACACCCACCGCCTCGCCATCGCCCAAGCCATGTACGAACTCCGCTTCGGCAACGGCACCGCCACCGACGGAACCACCCTCGACAAACTCCGCGGCATGGAAGGCCAACGCGTCAAAGCCCACTACCAACTACTCGCCCGCCAATACAAAATCGGCCGCTTCCGCCGCGCCTACGACCCCGCTTCCTGGGACACACAAGACCCCGTCAACCTCGCTCTCTCCTCCGCCAACACATGCCTCTACGGCATCGTCCACGCCGCCATCACCGCCCTCGGCTGCTCCCCCGCCCTCGGCTTCGTCCACAACGGCAACCAGCAGGCATTCGTCTACGACATCGCAGACCTCTACAAAGCCGAACTCACCATCCCCCTCGCCTTCTCCCTCCACGCATCCCCCAACCCCGAAGGCGAAGCCCGCCGCTCCTTCCGCCACGAACTACGCCTCTTCCAACTCCTCCCACGCATCGTCACCGACATCCAGCAGCTCCTCGACCCGAGCCGCACCTACGAAGGCCCCGACCCCGAGGAACAGATGGTCGACCTCTGGGATCCGGTCACAGGCTCCGTGCCCGCCGGCGTGAACCACGGGGCACAGCCGTGA
- the cas2e gene encoding type I-E CRISPR-associated endoribonuclease Cas2e, which produces MSSMIVISATAVPDHLRGALTRWLLEVTPELYVGTVSARVRDELRAAATACTHDGLAVLAHPADNEQGFQLHTAGTRRREPLDFDGLTLIALKRESQETAKPL; this is translated from the coding sequence ATGTCTTCAATGATTGTCATCTCCGCCACCGCCGTACCCGACCATCTACGCGGCGCCCTCACCCGTTGGCTCCTCGAAGTCACCCCCGAGCTCTACGTCGGCACCGTCTCAGCCCGCGTCCGCGACGAACTCCGGGCAGCCGCCACCGCCTGCACCCACGACGGCCTCGCCGTCCTCGCCCACCCCGCCGACAACGAACAAGGCTTCCAACTACACACAGCCGGAACCCGCCGCCGCGAACCCCTCGACTTCGACGGCCTCACCCTCATCGCCTTAAAACGCGAAAGTCAAGAAACGGCAAAGCCCCTCTAG
- the cas7e gene encoding type I-E CRISPR-associated protein Cas7/Cse4/CasC, which yields MAKPARFIDIHIIQSIPFANLNRDDTNSVKTVQYGNVMRTRVSSQSWKRAVRAVFEDRIGQAALRTRRIGERVTRFLAEEHGWPQNLAERAGAHIAAASSIKFELAKDPKDAKQSVPNKVFTNAMVYVPESAVTELAALAEEHRTVLEGAKDIKKPADKSILPADRVDAVLRSRNGVINLFGRMLAEVDNAGVDGAVQVAHALTTHETDVELDYFSAVDDITAHWGDQSGSGHMGHAEFSAGTFYRYATIDLRDLAANIGDNPDELRELTAAFLSAFVLSLPQAKKNSTAPHTIPDLAHISVRADRPLSYAAAFERPVLAAGHGGFSDPSRTVLAQYAETANGLLGTDAILQSGWAGVDVKGLDALGTRHTGFDSLINAALDTALAVQSAGDAA from the coding sequence ATGGCTAAGCCCGCGCGTTTCATCGACATCCACATCATCCAGAGCATTCCCTTTGCCAACCTGAACCGGGACGACACGAACTCGGTCAAGACCGTCCAGTACGGCAACGTGATGCGGACCCGGGTCAGCAGCCAGTCCTGGAAGCGCGCCGTCCGCGCAGTCTTCGAGGACCGCATCGGCCAGGCGGCCCTGCGTACCCGCCGCATCGGTGAGCGGGTCACCCGGTTCCTGGCCGAGGAACACGGCTGGCCGCAGAACCTCGCGGAGCGGGCCGGCGCCCACATCGCCGCTGCCAGCAGCATCAAGTTCGAACTCGCGAAGGACCCCAAGGACGCCAAGCAGAGCGTGCCGAACAAGGTCTTCACCAACGCGATGGTCTACGTCCCTGAATCCGCCGTGACCGAACTCGCCGCCCTGGCCGAAGAGCACCGCACGGTGCTGGAGGGCGCGAAGGACATCAAGAAGCCGGCCGACAAGAGCATCCTGCCCGCCGACCGGGTCGACGCGGTGCTGCGCTCCCGCAACGGCGTCATCAACCTTTTCGGCCGCATGCTCGCCGAGGTCGACAACGCCGGCGTCGACGGCGCCGTCCAGGTCGCCCACGCACTGACCACCCACGAAACGGACGTCGAACTCGACTACTTCTCCGCTGTCGACGACATCACCGCCCACTGGGGCGACCAGAGCGGCAGCGGCCACATGGGGCACGCCGAGTTCAGCGCCGGCACCTTCTACCGCTACGCCACCATCGACCTGCGCGACCTCGCCGCCAACATCGGCGACAACCCTGACGAGCTGCGCGAGCTCACCGCGGCTTTCCTCAGCGCGTTCGTTCTTTCCCTGCCGCAGGCGAAGAAGAACTCCACCGCACCCCACACGATCCCCGACCTCGCCCACATCTCCGTACGCGCCGACCGCCCCCTCTCCTACGCCGCCGCGTTCGAACGCCCCGTCCTCGCAGCCGGCCACGGCGGCTTCTCCGACCCCTCACGCACCGTCCTCGCCCAGTACGCGGAGACCGCGAACGGCCTCCTGGGCACCGATGCCATCCTCCAGTCGGGCTGGGCAGGCGTCGACGTCAAGGGTCTCGACGCTCTCGGCACCCGCCACACCGGCTTCGACTCCCTGATCAACGCTGCCCTCGACACCGCACTGGCCGTGCAGTCCGCCGGAGACGCGGCATGA
- the casA gene encoding type I-E CRISPR-associated protein Cse1/CasA, whose protein sequence is MPTGTYNLIDQPCIPVRWKPDTPPVDTAAGLPDRVGFRELLLRSQDIETLAVADAPAHAALLRVLYAITARVADLTEQGPAGDWDERRLDVLDEGRLQAAKVDAYFAQFEDRFFLFAPGGRPWMQDPRLAEQCDASKTAGVNKLVVTRPSGNNHSWFRHDRDTAAEPPTSSEAFLNLLVWHYYGPSGRCSAREVSGVKSASATAGPLRTALSYHPEGASLFETLLAGLVPPETGVRGEEDLCPWEQENLPDPDRPPRASKGPRSRHTCRSQHALLLVPDEDGAHVRDAYITWAYRGERMPREDDYLIWQTSQQGNRYPRPADTGRALWRDLDALLLQNPPAGNAHPQQPRVFHSAAEVSEDLRVRALGFDQEGQAKDTQFIDASTPAVLGFAEANDARTVPAVARLRQLGELYGRRLDRAVKRAWATYVDDAKADGAAWAAQAGARYWPRAEAEFWARFRLLDRTGAIPDGGFDRVATRRAFVRLAEQAYDAVTAPVTRTLRGAKAVSQARAELYGGTPKNRSAVPAPRDMTKEPTA, encoded by the coding sequence ATGCCGACGGGCACCTACAACCTGATCGACCAGCCGTGCATCCCCGTACGCTGGAAACCCGACACCCCACCGGTCGACACGGCCGCTGGGCTCCCCGACCGGGTCGGATTCCGCGAACTCCTGCTGCGCAGTCAGGACATCGAGACCCTCGCCGTCGCCGACGCCCCCGCGCACGCGGCCCTGTTGCGGGTCCTGTATGCGATCACCGCGCGGGTCGCCGACCTGACCGAACAAGGTCCGGCAGGCGACTGGGACGAGCGCCGGCTGGATGTCCTGGACGAGGGCCGGCTTCAGGCCGCGAAGGTCGACGCCTACTTCGCCCAGTTCGAGGACCGCTTCTTCCTGTTCGCCCCGGGCGGCCGGCCGTGGATGCAGGATCCCCGCCTCGCGGAGCAGTGTGATGCCTCGAAGACCGCGGGAGTCAACAAGCTTGTCGTTACCCGCCCCTCGGGTAACAACCACTCCTGGTTCCGGCACGACAGGGACACCGCGGCCGAGCCTCCTACCTCGTCCGAAGCCTTCCTCAACCTCCTGGTCTGGCACTACTACGGCCCCTCCGGGCGCTGTTCGGCGCGAGAGGTGAGCGGGGTCAAGAGCGCCAGCGCCACCGCAGGTCCGCTGCGGACGGCCCTGTCCTACCACCCCGAGGGCGCCTCCCTGTTCGAAACGCTGCTCGCCGGTCTCGTACCACCGGAGACCGGAGTCCGTGGCGAGGAGGACCTGTGCCCGTGGGAGCAGGAGAATCTGCCCGACCCCGACCGGCCGCCGCGCGCGTCGAAGGGGCCGCGTTCCCGGCACACCTGCCGCTCCCAGCACGCACTGCTCCTCGTTCCGGACGAGGACGGCGCCCATGTACGCGACGCGTACATCACCTGGGCCTACCGGGGGGAGCGGATGCCGCGCGAGGACGACTACCTCATCTGGCAGACCAGTCAGCAGGGCAACCGCTACCCGCGGCCCGCCGACACCGGCCGGGCGTTGTGGCGGGACCTGGATGCGCTCCTGCTCCAGAACCCGCCCGCCGGCAACGCTCACCCGCAGCAGCCGCGCGTGTTCCACAGCGCTGCGGAGGTTTCCGAGGACCTGCGGGTACGGGCGCTGGGCTTCGACCAGGAAGGCCAGGCCAAGGACACCCAGTTCATCGACGCGAGCACGCCGGCTGTGCTCGGATTCGCCGAAGCCAACGACGCCCGCACAGTCCCCGCCGTCGCCCGGCTGCGCCAGCTCGGAGAGCTGTACGGACGGCGACTGGACCGAGCAGTGAAGCGGGCCTGGGCCACGTACGTGGACGACGCCAAGGCCGACGGTGCTGCCTGGGCAGCGCAGGCCGGCGCCCGCTACTGGCCGCGCGCCGAAGCGGAGTTCTGGGCGCGGTTCCGTCTCCTGGACCGCACTGGCGCCATCCCGGACGGCGGCTTCGACCGGGTGGCCACACGGCGGGCGTTCGTTCGTCTGGCCGAGCAGGCGTACGACGCGGTCACCGCGCCGGTCACCCGGACCCTGCGCGGCGCGAAAGCCGTCTCGCAAGCCCGGGCCGAGCTCTACGGCGGAACACCGAAGAACCGAAGTGCCGTGCCCGCCCCCCGTGACATGACCAAGGAGCCCACCGCATGA